The region GCATCAGATGATTTCCAGTTTGGCGCGCAGACAGCCCGCGCTTTGCATGGATTGCAGAATTGACATCAGATCCATCGGCGTGGCGCCCAGCGCGTTAAGCGCGCGTACGACGCTGTTCAGGTTGGCGCTGGAGGTCACGCGCTGCAGCGCGCCGCCTGACTGACGCATATCGATCTGGGTCTGCGGCGTCACGACGGTCTGGCCGCCGCCGAACGGCGTATCCGGCTGGCTGACATTCGCCTGCTGGTTCACCGTCACAGAAAGGTTGCCCTGCGCGACCGCACAGCTGTCGAGCGACACTTCGCGGTTCATCACCACCGAGCCGGTACGCGAGTTAATAATGACTTTGGCATCCTGCACCGCGACGTTGACTTCAAGGTTCTGAATCGCGGCGAGCAGCTGCACCTGGGAGCTACCGCCGCTTGATGCGCGTACCTGAACGGTACGGGCGTCCAGCGCGGTGGCGCTGCCATAACCGCGTGCGCGGTTGATGGTGTCAGAGATCTGCTGGGCCAGCGTAAAGTCGTCATTATTCAGCTGCAGGTTGATGGTGTTGCCCGTGCCGAACTGGGTCGGCAGCTCGCGTTCAATCACCGCGCCGTTGGTAATACGGCCGCCGTTGAGCTGGTTTACCTGCACGCTGCTGCCGCCCGCCGACGCGCCCGCGCCGCCAATGAGAATGTTGCCCTGCGCCAGCGCATACACCTGATTATCGACGCCTTTCAGCGGGGTCATCAGCAGCGTACCGCCGCGCAGGCTCTTGGCGTTACCCATGGAGGAGACCACCACATCGATGGACTG is a window of Cronobacter muytjensii ATCC 51329 DNA encoding:
- a CDS encoding flagellar basal body P-ring protein FlgI, with translation MFKSLPGLLLLLVATFAQADRIRDLTTVQGVRENSLIGYGLVVGLDGTGDQTTQTPFTTQSLNNMLSQLGITVPAGTNMQLKNVAAVMVTASYPAFARQGQSIDVVVSSMGNAKSLRGGTLLMTPLKGVDNQVYALAQGNILIGGAGASAGGSSVQVNQLNGGRITNGAVIERELPTQFGTGNTINLQLNNDDFTLAQQISDTINRARGYGSATALDARTVQVRASSGGSSQVQLLAAIQNLEVNVAVQDAKVIINSRTGSVVMNREVSLDSCAVAQGNLSVTVNQQANVSQPDTPFGGGQTVVTPQTQIDMRQSGGALQRVTSSANLNSVVRALNALGATPMDLMSILQSMQSAGCLRAKLEII